A genomic region of Coriobacteriaceae bacterium contains the following coding sequences:
- a CDS encoding ATP-binding protein: protein MPTPAPEKKIPKRIAQTVLNSLKGGVVPRVGLPYVAVGRDAEIDALLHDVDIIADGGATFRFIVGKYGSGKSFLLQTIRNYAMDRNFVVIDADLSPERRLQGSNGQGLATYKELIRNMSTKTRPEGGALTLILDRWISGVQQAVLQEGLEPGSEAFDQHVELRIHEVVETLSELVHGFDFAQLLVMYYRAYVGDDDDTKAKVIKWFRGEYANKTEAKAELGVRIVISDDDWYEYVKLFASFLVQAGYAGLLVLVDELVNIYKVPNAITRQYNYEKILTMYNDTLQGKARHLGIIMGGTPQCVEDKRRGIYSYEALRSRLAEGRFAGQQYKDMLAPIIRLVPLTHEEMLVLTEKLTAIHGQLFDYEPTLSTDQLALFIKTEFERVGAATHITPREVIRDFIELLDIMYQNPDAQIEELLASEEFTSAVATQLSDDVTVSADNSNRPENFAEFTL, encoded by the coding sequence ATGCCAACACCCGCACCCGAAAAGAAAATCCCCAAGCGCATCGCGCAGACCGTCCTCAACTCCCTCAAGGGCGGCGTCGTGCCACGCGTGGGGCTTCCCTACGTCGCCGTGGGCCGCGATGCCGAAATCGACGCCCTGCTGCATGACGTCGACATCATCGCCGACGGTGGCGCGACCTTCCGCTTCATCGTGGGCAAGTACGGCAGCGGCAAGAGCTTCCTTCTGCAGACCATCCGCAACTACGCCATGGACCGCAACTTCGTCGTGATCGATGCCGACCTCTCGCCCGAACGCCGCCTGCAGGGAAGCAACGGCCAGGGGCTTGCCACCTACAAGGAGCTCATCCGCAACATGTCCACCAAGACGCGCCCCGAAGGTGGCGCGCTCACGCTCATTCTGGATCGCTGGATATCGGGCGTGCAGCAAGCCGTCCTGCAAGAGGGGCTCGAACCCGGCAGCGAGGCGTTCGACCAACACGTCGAGCTGCGCATACACGAGGTCGTCGAGACCCTCTCGGAGCTCGTCCACGGCTTCGACTTCGCGCAGCTGCTCGTCATGTACTACCGCGCCTACGTCGGAGATGACGACGATACCAAGGCAAAGGTCATAAAGTGGTTCCGCGGAGAATACGCCAACAAGACCGAGGCCAAGGCCGAGCTGGGGGTGCGCATCGTCATATCGGACGACGACTGGTACGAGTACGTCAAGCTCTTCGCGTCGTTCCTGGTCCAAGCTGGGTACGCCGGCCTGCTCGTGCTCGTCGACGAGCTCGTGAACATCTACAAGGTGCCCAATGCCATCACGCGCCAGTACAACTACGAGAAGATACTCACCATGTACAACGACACGCTGCAGGGCAAGGCACGTCATCTGGGCATCATCATGGGCGGCACACCGCAATGCGTCGAGGACAAGCGGCGCGGCATCTACAGCTACGAGGCCCTGCGCAGCCGCCTGGCCGAGGGGCGCTTCGCCGGCCAGCAATACAAGGACATGCTCGCCCCCATCATCCGCCTCGTTCCGCTCACGCACGAGGAGATGCTCGTCCTCACAGAGAAACTCACCGCCATCCACGGCCAGCTCTTCGACTACGAGCCCACGCTTTCCACCGACCAGCTCGCGCTGTTCATCAAGACCGAGTTCGAGCGCGTGGGCGCAGCCACGCACATCACGCCACGCGAGGTCATCCGCGACTTCATCGAGCTGCTCGACATCATGTACCAGAACCCCGATGCCCAGATAGAGGAGCTTCTGGCAAGCGAGGAGTTCACGAGTGCCGTGGCCACGCAGCTTTCCGATGACGTGACCGTGAGCGCGGACAACTCGAACCGGCCCGAGAACTTCGCCGAGTTCACGCTCTAG
- a CDS encoding HigA family addiction module antitoxin: MGTVEYAIVPVSPGELLEEEFLKPMGISKYRLAKDIHVPAGRIGQIVAGKRAVTADTDLRLCRYFGLTDGYWLRAQAAYDTELARRSIEDELATITPFRELEMA; this comes from the coding sequence ATGGGAACCGTCGAATATGCAATCGTGCCCGTCTCGCCAGGCGAGCTCCTCGAGGAGGAGTTCCTCAAGCCCATGGGCATCTCCAAGTATCGCCTGGCAAAGGATATTCACGTGCCTGCCGGCCGCATCGGGCAGATCGTTGCTGGCAAGCGTGCGGTCACGGCGGATACGGACCTGCGGCTCTGCAGGTATTTCGGCCTGACGGATGGCTATTGGCTACGTGCCCAGGCGGCATACGACACAGAGCTTGCCCGACGCAGCATCGAAGACGAGCTTGCCACGATAACGCCCTTTCGCGAGCTCGAGATGGCCTAG
- a CDS encoding DEAD/DEAH box helicase, with translation MDVFSSYAPFIQDFIYRNGWDSLRSVQVAAADAILNTEDNVLLAASTASGKTEAAFFPILTKLYEEPSASVGVIYIAPLKALINDQFGRLEELCEEAEIPVWRWHGDVAQSRKAKLLKHPSGILQITPESLESLLLHKHSYIPKLFGDTRFIVIDEIHSLMRADRGGQCLCLVERLGRLAGCNPRRVGLSATIGDLELAGRFLGAGSGRDTIIPRIEDAGQRWRLSMSHFFVGEGAEEMGETHWTGTSVSLAESNETDVPVQCVSPSPPEPATDAAPAGADLGLGYIFEHTRGKKCLVFCNSREEAEGVTTTLRRYCEANNEPDRFLIHHGNLSSAVRESAEDVMRDEELDQTTVTTATLELGIDIGRLERAFQIDAPFTVSAFLQRMGRTGRRGSPPEMWFVMREDRAEPRTTLGATIPWKLLQGIALVQLYLEDRWVEPPRLDRLPYSLLYHQTMATLASGGEMTPAELAARVLTLGYFHRVSSEDFRVLLHHLIDIDHIQLTEEGGLIVGIAGERVINSYRFYGVFQENEEYTVRNESQELGTIVLPPPVGEKLAIAGATWLVEEVDHKRHLVYATQVKGQVPAYFGDCPGDINTVVLERMLRVLMEDADYPYLMDNARGRLAQARSTARNAHLDHIPLVRLGGNTWGLFPWLGSYAFLALERFLKIKCADQLQLKGLDSSRPYFMEFRMKGDEQLFYDVLAEQATTPFDPLDLVYPDEIPIWEKYDEYVPIELIRKGFAESVLDIDGMLKRVRQWCGLPDEKPLQLPG, from the coding sequence ATGGACGTCTTCTCCTCCTATGCCCCCTTCATCCAGGACTTCATCTACCGTAACGGATGGGATAGCCTGCGATCGGTGCAAGTCGCCGCCGCAGACGCCATCCTCAATACCGAGGACAACGTCCTGCTCGCCGCATCCACGGCATCGGGCAAGACCGAGGCGGCGTTCTTCCCCATACTCACAAAGCTCTACGAAGAGCCGTCGGCAAGCGTGGGCGTCATCTACATCGCCCCGCTCAAGGCCCTCATCAACGACCAGTTTGGACGACTGGAGGAGCTTTGCGAAGAGGCGGAGATCCCGGTATGGCGCTGGCATGGCGACGTCGCCCAGTCGCGCAAGGCCAAGCTACTCAAGCACCCAAGCGGCATACTCCAGATCACGCCCGAGTCGCTTGAGTCGCTGCTCCTGCACAAGCATTCCTACATCCCCAAGCTCTTTGGTGATACGCGCTTCATCGTGATTGACGAGATACACTCCCTCATGCGCGCCGACCGCGGCGGACAGTGCCTGTGCCTCGTCGAGCGGCTGGGACGCCTGGCCGGCTGCAACCCGCGGCGCGTGGGGCTTTCGGCCACCATCGGCGACCTCGAGCTTGCGGGCCGCTTCCTGGGGGCAGGCTCGGGCCGCGACACCATCATCCCGCGCATCGAGGATGCGGGGCAGCGCTGGCGCCTGTCCATGTCTCACTTCTTCGTGGGAGAGGGCGCCGAGGAAATGGGTGAGACACATTGGACAGGTACATCTGTCTCATTGGCAGAATCCAATGAGACAGATGTACCTGTCCAATGTGTCTCACCCTCCCCGCCCGAACCCGCCACCGATGCTGCTCCCGCAGGCGCGGACCTCGGCCTCGGCTACATCTTCGAGCATACGCGTGGCAAGAAGTGCCTCGTCTTCTGCAACTCGCGCGAGGAGGCCGAAGGCGTCACCACCACGCTACGTCGCTATTGCGAGGCCAACAACGAGCCCGACCGTTTCCTCATCCATCACGGCAACCTCTCGTCGGCCGTGCGCGAGAGCGCGGAAGACGTCATGCGCGACGAGGAGCTCGACCAGACGACCGTCACCACGGCCACCCTCGAACTCGGCATCGACATCGGTCGCCTCGAGCGCGCCTTCCAGATCGATGCCCCCTTCACGGTGAGCGCGTTCTTGCAGCGCATGGGGCGTACGGGACGGCGAGGCTCGCCCCCGGAGATGTGGTTCGTCATGCGCGAGGACCGCGCCGAGCCGCGCACCACCCTGGGCGCGACCATCCCCTGGAAGCTCCTGCAGGGCATCGCACTCGTACAACTCTACCTCGAGGATCGCTGGGTCGAGCCACCGCGACTCGACCGCCTGCCCTACAGCCTGCTCTACCACCAGACCATGGCAACCCTTGCCAGTGGGGGCGAGATGACGCCGGCCGAGCTCGCGGCTCGCGTCCTTACCCTCGGGTACTTTCATCGCGTGAGCAGCGAGGACTTCCGCGTCCTGCTACACCACCTCATCGACATCGACCACATCCAGCTCACCGAGGAGGGCGGTCTCATCGTCGGCATCGCAGGCGAGCGCGTCATCAACAGCTACCGCTTCTACGGCGTCTTCCAGGAAAACGAGGAGTACACCGTTCGCAACGAGTCCCAGGAGCTCGGCACCATCGTGCTGCCACCGCCCGTGGGCGAAAAGCTCGCCATAGCCGGTGCCACCTGGCTCGTCGAGGAGGTCGACCACAAGCGCCACCTCGTCTACGCCACGCAAGTAAAGGGCCAAGTGCCGGCCTACTTTGGCGACTGCCCCGGCGACATCAACACGGTCGTACTCGAGCGCATGCTGCGCGTGCTCATGGAAGATGCGGATTATCCCTACCTCATGGACAACGCGCGCGGCAGGCTCGCCCAGGCCCGCTCGACCGCACGCAACGCCCATCTCGACCACATCCCGCTCGTCCGTCTGGGTGGCAACACCTGGGGGCTCTTCCCCTGGCTTGGCAGCTACGCCTTCCTCGCACTCGAGCGTTTCCTCAAGATCAAGTGCGCCGACCAGCTCCAACTCAAGGGTCTGGACTCGTCGCGTCCCTATTTCATGGAGTTTCGCATGAAGGGCGACGAGCAGCTCTTCTACGATGTGCTCGCGGAGCAGGCAACCACACCGTTCGATCCCCTTGACCTCGTCTATCCCGACGAAATCCCCATCTGGGAGAAATACGACGAATACGTGCCCATCGAGCTCATCCGCAAGGGCTTCGCCGAGAGTGTCCTCGACATCGACGGCATGCTCAAGCGCGTGCGCCAGTGGTGCGGCCTGCCAGACGAGAAGCCGCTGCAGCTCCCGGGCTAG
- a CDS encoding TetR/AcrR family transcriptional regulator, with product MTATQERVIEAFTGMVKEMRYDKITVNELCKRAGVSRNAFYANFEDKEDVITYIFREDVIQPIRDLNRLLTNNDLDPMMELINERMYERLAGNGEFYRNLVGPMRGHDDTFLRVVTHVIYDLNMHLIPSVSTLTDPLKADYVSYFFASSQAMLMQKWVSDGFPMTPHELSTLYSSITASFWRSIKQ from the coding sequence ATGACGGCGACGCAGGAGCGTGTCATCGAGGCGTTTACCGGCATGGTCAAGGAGATGCGCTACGACAAGATCACGGTCAACGAGCTGTGCAAGCGCGCGGGCGTCTCGCGCAACGCCTTCTACGCCAACTTCGAGGACAAGGAAGACGTCATCACCTATATCTTCCGGGAGGATGTCATCCAGCCCATCCGCGACCTCAATCGCCTGCTAACCAACAACGACCTCGACCCCATGATGGAACTCATCAACGAGCGCATGTACGAGCGCCTGGCAGGCAACGGGGAGTTCTATCGTAACCTCGTCGGGCCCATGCGTGGCCACGACGACACCTTCCTGCGCGTGGTCACGCATGTCATCTACGACCTGAACATGCATCTTATCCCGAGCGTTTCGACTCTGACGGATCCCCTCAAAGCCGACTACGTCTCGTACTTCTTCGCATCTTCGCAGGCCATGCTCATGCAAAAGTGGGTAAGTGACGGCTTTCCCATGACACCGCACGAGCTTTCCACGCTCTACAGCTCCATTACTGCGAGCTTTTGGCGCAGCATCAAGCAGTAG
- a CDS encoding ATP-binding protein, with the protein MQKPILSERPYMVPNPFTPTFGRIPLLMTGRDAIIEEMEQAFDIGSGDPNLSTIYTGARGTGKTALLLYLSRIASAHGWIAVNVTAIPGMLEDILEQTKQGAAQFLEASDNPRLRSLTIGQFLGLEWDNPTQERGNWRTQMGKIIASLNDQEIGLLITVDEVNPKLDEMVHLATTYQHFVGEERQVGLLLAGLPGNVNSLLRNEFVSFLRRANQHKLVRISDEDIAEGIRTTIEEGGRSISLEALSSAAKASEGFPYLMQLVGYQSWARNPDSETVSEEDVHWGIARARASFSERVLDATYYDLSDGDIRFLRAMLADTRESRLSDIASRMGEASNYTSTYKRRLIEQGVIGERGSSYVSFELPGFREYLEDRFK; encoded by the coding sequence ATGCAAAAGCCAATCTTATCCGAAAGGCCTTATATGGTGCCGAATCCTTTCACTCCCACATTTGGACGAATTCCGCTCTTGATGACGGGAAGAGATGCCATCATAGAAGAGATGGAGCAGGCTTTCGATATTGGTTCGGGCGACCCCAATTTATCGACAATCTACACTGGCGCCCGTGGCACGGGAAAAACCGCGCTCTTGCTCTATCTATCGCGTATCGCATCGGCCCATGGTTGGATAGCCGTTAATGTCACGGCCATTCCCGGGATGCTCGAAGATATTCTTGAGCAGACCAAGCAGGGAGCCGCGCAGTTCCTCGAAGCCTCTGACAATCCAAGATTGAGGAGTCTCACCATTGGCCAATTTCTTGGTTTGGAATGGGACAACCCGACGCAGGAGCGTGGCAACTGGCGTACGCAGATGGGAAAGATCATTGCCTCGTTAAACGATCAGGAGATCGGGCTGCTGATCACCGTAGATGAAGTTAATCCCAAGCTCGATGAAATGGTTCATCTTGCAACCACATACCAGCACTTTGTGGGAGAAGAGCGACAGGTGGGCCTGCTACTTGCCGGTCTTCCAGGCAATGTCAATTCGCTTTTGCGAAACGAGTTCGTTTCGTTTTTACGCAGAGCAAACCAACACAAGCTGGTGCGCATATCCGATGAAGACATTGCCGAGGGCATCAGAACCACTATCGAGGAAGGTGGCCGTTCTATTTCACTTGAGGCCCTCTCATCAGCAGCTAAAGCTAGCGAGGGCTTTCCTTACCTCATGCAACTTGTAGGCTACCAAAGCTGGGCCAGAAACCCCGATAGCGAGACGGTCTCCGAAGAAGATGTTCACTGGGGCATAGCACGTGCCAGAGCAAGCTTCTCCGAACGAGTGCTCGACGCAACGTATTATGACCTCTCGGATGGGGACATTCGCTTTCTTCGGGCAATGCTTGCCGATACGAGGGAAAGTCGCTTATCGGATATCGCCTCGAGAATGGGAGAGGCCAGCAACTACACAAGCACGTACAAGCGTCGCTTGATAGAGCAGGGAGTCATAGGCGAGCGAGGGTCGTCCTACGTTTCTTTTGAGCTTCCCGGATTCCGCGAGTACCTCGAAGACAGATTCAAATAA
- a CDS encoding type II toxin-antitoxin system RelE/ParE family toxin gives MIKSFKDSDTRKLADGQHVARFANIERAALRKIRQLQIAGSLNDLRVPPGNHLEALKGDREGQHSIRINDQYRICFVWTQAGCADVEIVDYH, from the coding sequence ATGATAAAGTCGTTCAAAGATTCGGATACGCGCAAACTTGCCGACGGACAGCATGTAGCCCGCTTCGCGAATATCGAGAGGGCGGCGCTCAGGAAGATTCGTCAGCTCCAGATTGCCGGGTCGCTCAACGACTTGCGTGTGCCGCCCGGCAATCATCTCGAGGCCCTGAAGGGCGACCGGGAGGGCCAGCATAGCATTCGCATAAACGATCAGTACCGCATCTGCTTTGTCTGGACGCAGGCCGGGTGCGCTGACGTCGAGATAGTCGACTATCACTAG
- a CDS encoding TerB N-terminal domain-containing protein yields the protein MAQRSARQMSVDELRTQISQRLRSNAAFSKTVYQEQPIIMTGTQLKSFVPDAIREARQLARSHYAQGASTTEVFYEQARMLAGFEDDFDFAGSFSHYYPTYEDMSNEQLRGYFTWRTQVRRGAVKQGQLSFAYLYLYELINLVGVADALDGYRAMLDFGTAYRQFDATFGKTFDRWLDDFVIYYGLDATLLRTHSFATRDVAFDVLLHREDRTQDELFDALVTLGDHDIEGSPFCLEHEAELRRLVAHTYEVAAHHHETKLKQTLPEKLAGRLEKERFWPFERAVFANPLAIETASLVISPHDTVFCRNGAWFRVRHPKLEAPLPWVTQLLETCECILRDAYQYPNTLEVTLTTKYLVKAAKTLARQMADEAREREARAVHFDFGKLDHIRQAASETCEKLIVDDDESLGASGAGAALQAARGTRETRPLQKGTPASGASGAGAALQAARTAQHIPSGPDEIRPLQKDNSPLDSTESAFLALLLDGGDLRAFEREHACIASVLVDSINDKLYDTFADICIDASSGEPIIIEDYRQDLQSIV from the coding sequence ATGGCGCAACGCTCGGCACGACAGATGAGCGTCGACGAGCTGCGCACGCAGATCTCCCAGCGCCTGCGCTCCAATGCCGCCTTCAGCAAGACCGTCTACCAGGAGCAGCCCATCATAATGACCGGCACGCAGCTCAAGAGCTTCGTGCCCGATGCCATACGCGAGGCGCGCCAGCTAGCCCGCAGCCACTACGCCCAAGGAGCCAGCACGACCGAGGTCTTCTACGAGCAGGCCCGCATGCTCGCGGGGTTCGAGGACGACTTCGATTTCGCCGGCAGCTTCTCGCATTACTACCCCACCTACGAGGACATGAGCAACGAGCAGCTGCGCGGCTACTTCACATGGAGAACGCAGGTACGGCGCGGTGCGGTCAAGCAGGGGCAGCTCTCGTTTGCCTACCTCTACCTCTACGAGCTCATCAACCTGGTGGGCGTTGCGGACGCGCTCGACGGCTACCGTGCCATGCTCGACTTTGGCACGGCATACCGCCAGTTCGACGCAACCTTTGGCAAGACTTTCGACCGCTGGCTCGACGACTTCGTCATCTACTACGGTCTCGACGCGACCCTTCTGCGCACGCACTCGTTTGCCACGCGTGACGTCGCCTTCGACGTGCTGCTGCATCGCGAGGATCGCACGCAAGACGAGCTCTTCGATGCGCTCGTCACGCTGGGCGACCACGACATCGAGGGCTCGCCGTTCTGCCTCGAGCACGAGGCAGAACTCAGGCGCCTCGTCGCACATACGTACGAGGTCGCCGCGCATCACCACGAGACGAAGCTCAAGCAGACCCTGCCCGAAAAGCTCGCGGGGCGTCTCGAGAAGGAACGCTTCTGGCCCTTCGAGCGTGCGGTCTTTGCAAACCCCCTTGCAATCGAGACGGCCAGCCTGGTCATCAGTCCGCATGACACCGTCTTCTGCCGCAACGGTGCCTGGTTTCGCGTGCGCCACCCAAAGCTCGAGGCGCCGCTGCCGTGGGTGACCCAGCTGCTCGAGACATGCGAGTGCATCCTGCGCGATGCCTACCAGTACCCCAACACGCTCGAGGTCACGCTTACCACCAAGTACCTTGTCAAGGCGGCAAAGACACTCGCGCGGCAAATGGCAGACGAGGCACGCGAGCGTGAGGCGCGTGCCGTGCACTTCGACTTTGGCAAGCTCGATCACATTCGCCAGGCCGCAAGCGAGACCTGCGAGAAGCTCATCGTCGATGATGACGAATCGCTTGGCGCCTCCGGCGCAGGGGCCGCCTTGCAGGCGGCCCGCGGGACGCGTGAAACGCGTCCCCTGCAAAAGGGAACCCCCGCATCTGGTGCCTCCGGTGCAGGGGCCGCCTTGCAGGCGGCCCGCACAGCCCAACACATCCCGAGCGGGCCGGATGAAATCCGGCCCCTGCAAAAAGACAACTCCCCGCTCGACTCCACCGAGTCCGCGTTCCTAGCCCTGCTGCTCGATGGTGGCGACCTGCGCGCGTTCGAACGCGAACACGCGTGCATCGCGTCGGTGCTCGTCGACTCCATCAACGACAAGCTCTACGACACCTTCGCCGACATCTGCATCGACGCAAGCAGCGGCGAGCCCATCATCATCGAGGACTACCGTCAAGATCTTCAATCCATTGTTTAA
- a CDS encoding ATP-binding protein produces MHRNAMARLIAWKDDLRRKPLIINGARQVGKTWLALEFGKTHFEQVAHVVFLDNEEMQHAFERSLDPDRLLTIIGAATGTNPQSGDVLVFLDEIQECPRALTSLKRFCEERPEIPVIAAGSLLGLALNRATDTAPNGASWPVGKVNYLDLHPMAFDEYLEALGQGQFADILRSGDVEMADAFHERLEEHLKTYMYVGGMPEAVTEYVESGDFERVRQVQTELINGYERDFAKHVPNPTTTERIRQTWKSVPRQLARESDMKRFTYAAIEEHARGRDYRDAVAWLIDAGLVTKVERISKPGIPLAGYADSSYFKLYLLDIGLLGAMTSLDASSIIMGNKLFTEYKGAYAEQYVCQQLVSTNSCVPYYWSADGKNKKGEVDFVVQNGASVLPVEVKAEENVRGSSIANFAKRYDIQKSVRFSAKPYKDQGWLVNVPLNMAEFLFKVPALRDGAM; encoded by the coding sequence ATGCATCGTAACGCCATGGCTAGACTTATCGCATGGAAAGATGACCTTCGCAGAAAGCCGCTCATCATCAACGGGGCAAGGCAGGTAGGGAAGACTTGGCTTGCGTTGGAATTCGGGAAGACTCATTTTGAGCAAGTCGCCCATGTAGTCTTTCTGGACAACGAGGAGATGCAGCACGCTTTTGAAAGAAGCCTTGACCCAGATCGGCTGCTCACTATCATCGGTGCCGCGACAGGCACGAACCCGCAATCGGGAGACGTCCTCGTCTTTCTGGATGAAATCCAAGAATGCCCCCGGGCGCTGACATCCCTCAAGCGCTTCTGCGAGGAAAGACCCGAGATTCCCGTTATCGCTGCGGGCTCCCTCCTTGGACTTGCCCTCAATCGTGCAACGGACACAGCTCCCAATGGAGCCTCCTGGCCTGTAGGCAAAGTAAACTACCTTGACTTGCATCCAATGGCATTCGACGAGTACCTCGAAGCTCTGGGGCAGGGGCAGTTCGCGGACATCCTCAGGTCAGGCGATGTGGAGATGGCAGACGCCTTTCACGAGCGTCTCGAAGAACATCTGAAGACGTACATGTACGTGGGGGGAATGCCCGAGGCTGTTACGGAGTACGTGGAAAGCGGAGATTTCGAACGCGTGCGTCAAGTGCAGACAGAGCTCATCAACGGATACGAACGCGACTTTGCAAAGCACGTGCCCAACCCAACCACGACCGAGCGAATCAGGCAAACGTGGAAATCAGTCCCCAGACAACTTGCCCGTGAAAGCGACATGAAGCGCTTTACCTATGCAGCGATAGAGGAGCATGCGCGCGGCCGTGACTATCGTGATGCAGTAGCATGGCTCATCGACGCCGGACTCGTGACGAAAGTCGAGCGCATATCGAAACCGGGAATACCCTTGGCAGGATATGCGGACAGCTCCTATTTCAAGCTCTACCTTCTCGACATCGGATTGCTGGGTGCAATGACCTCGCTTGACGCGAGCTCCATCATCATGGGGAACAAGCTATTCACAGAGTACAAGGGCGCTTACGCAGAGCAGTACGTCTGCCAACAGCTCGTGTCAACCAATTCGTGTGTCCCCTATTATTGGTCGGCAGATGGGAAGAACAAAAAGGGCGAAGTAGACTTCGTCGTGCAGAATGGTGCTTCGGTTTTGCCAGTCGAAGTCAAGGCCGAGGAAAACGTCAGGGGCTCAAGCATCGCCAACTTCGCAAAACGCTATGACATACAGAAATCCGTACGCTTCTCTGCTAAACCTTATAAAGACCAGGGCTGGCTTGTCAACGTCCCCTTGAACATGGCGGAATTTCTGTTCAAGGTGCCCGCCTTGCGTGATGGTGCCATGTAA